The following proteins are encoded in a genomic region of Mycolicibacterium rutilum:
- a CDS encoding M16 family metallopeptidase, whose product MPPRRAARALRRAERGTGSSAGVRRTVLPGGLRVVTEYLPSVHSASVGVWVNVGSRDEGPSVAGAAHFLEHLLFKSTPTRSAVEIAQAVDAVGGELNAFTAREHTCYYAHVLDTDLELAVDLVADVVLRGQCATDDVEIERDVVLEEIAMRDDDPEDTLGDVFLSAMFGSHPVGRPVIGSAESISAMTRGQLHSFHVRRYTPERMVLAVAGNIDHDEVVALAREYFGPRLVRGRTPVSPRKGTGRVSGQPTLELVSRDSEQTHLTLGVRTPGRHWDHRWALSVLNTALGGGLSSRLFQEIRETRGLAYSVYSTVDTFSDTGALSVYAGCLPERFDEVVRVTTDVLQAVARDGITEAEWRIAKGSLRGGLVLGLEDSGSRMNRIGRSELHYGEHRTIEQTLEKIDAVTLDEVNSVARRLLTRPFGGAVLGPQRSKRSLPQPLRAIAG is encoded by the coding sequence ATGCCGCCGCGGCGAGCAGCTAGGGCGTTGCGCCGCGCCGAGCGCGGCACCGGATCCTCGGCCGGCGTGCGCCGCACCGTGCTTCCCGGCGGCCTGCGGGTCGTCACGGAGTATCTGCCGTCGGTGCACTCGGCGTCGGTCGGGGTATGGGTCAACGTCGGCTCGCGCGACGAGGGCCCCAGTGTCGCCGGCGCGGCGCATTTCCTCGAGCACCTGCTGTTCAAGTCGACGCCGACGCGCTCGGCGGTCGAGATCGCGCAGGCCGTCGACGCGGTCGGCGGTGAACTGAACGCGTTCACCGCCCGCGAGCACACCTGCTACTACGCCCACGTGCTCGACACCGACCTCGAGCTGGCCGTCGACCTGGTGGCCGACGTGGTGCTGCGCGGGCAGTGCGCGACCGACGACGTCGAGATCGAACGCGACGTGGTGCTCGAAGAGATTGCGATGCGCGACGACGACCCCGAGGACACCCTCGGCGACGTGTTCCTGTCGGCGATGTTCGGCAGCCATCCGGTGGGCCGGCCGGTGATCGGGAGCGCGGAGTCGATCTCGGCGATGACGCGCGGGCAGCTGCACTCCTTCCATGTGCGTCGCTACACCCCCGAGCGGATGGTTCTCGCGGTCGCGGGCAACATCGACCACGACGAGGTGGTCGCGTTGGCGCGCGAATACTTCGGTCCGCGTCTGGTGCGCGGGCGCACCCCGGTGTCGCCGCGCAAAGGGACGGGCCGGGTGAGCGGTCAGCCGACCCTGGAATTGGTCAGCCGGGACTCCGAGCAGACGCATCTGACGCTGGGGGTCCGCACCCCGGGACGCCACTGGGATCACCGGTGGGCGCTGTCGGTGCTCAACACCGCGCTCGGCGGCGGGCTGAGTTCGCGCCTCTTCCAGGAGATCCGGGAGACCCGCGGGCTGGCCTACTCGGTGTACTCGACGGTCGACACGTTCTCCGACACCGGCGCGCTGTCGGTCTACGCCGGTTGCCTGCCCGAGCGGTTCGACGAAGTGGTGCGGGTGACCACCGACGTGCTGCAGGCCGTGGCTCGTGACGGCATCACCGAAGCCGAATGGCGCATCGCGAAGGGTTCACTGCGCGGCGGGCTGGTGCTCGGCCTCGAGGACTCCGGCTCCCGGATGAACCGGATCGGCCGCAGCGAACTGCATTACGGCGAGCATCGCACCATCGAGCAGACCCTGGAGAAGATCGACGCGGTCACGCTCGACGAGGTCAACAGCGTCGCGCGCCGGCTGCTGACCCGTCCGTTCGGCGGCGCCGTCCTCGGTCCGCAAAGATCGAAAAGGTCGCTGCCCCAGCCGCTTCGAGCGATCGCGGGCTGA